A single Polynucleobacter acidiphobus DNA region contains:
- a CDS encoding M48 family metallopeptidase — protein MNLMYRPRFIQALVSVLVACCLLVACANTSRPGVVGVQRSQFMMISAAQIDRMSAISFEQQAKAAQKKKILITSGPEYERLKTIANRLIPQTAVFRDDTRSWNWGLQLIDSPIVNATCAPGGRITFYTGIINKLNLTDDEIAAIMGHEIAHAVREHGREQVSQALAQNIISNVALAAAGAGSAQSIDAANQIMQYVLVLPNSRQNEREADAIGLELAARGGYDPRAAITLWQKMSKESEGKNPPEFLSTHPSNENRIKELSALIPKVMPLYEAAKRENNTR, from the coding sequence ATGAACCTGATGTATCGCCCACGTTTTATTCAAGCGCTTGTTAGTGTTTTGGTAGCATGCTGCCTCTTGGTGGCGTGCGCCAACACTAGCCGTCCTGGAGTTGTGGGTGTGCAGCGTTCCCAGTTCATGATGATCTCCGCAGCACAAATCGATCGGATGTCGGCAATTAGTTTTGAGCAGCAGGCCAAGGCGGCGCAGAAGAAAAAGATACTTATTACCAGTGGCCCTGAGTATGAGCGACTTAAGACCATTGCCAACCGATTAATTCCGCAGACAGCGGTATTTCGGGACGATACCCGCAGTTGGAATTGGGGTCTGCAGTTAATTGATTCGCCAATTGTGAATGCCACCTGCGCACCTGGTGGTCGTATTACCTTTTACACCGGGATCATTAATAAACTCAACTTAACCGATGATGAAATTGCTGCGATCATGGGTCATGAGATTGCTCATGCGGTACGAGAGCATGGTCGCGAGCAGGTCTCGCAAGCCCTGGCCCAAAACATCATTAGTAATGTTGCGCTTGCCGCAGCAGGCGCAGGTTCTGCTCAATCGATTGATGCTGCCAATCAAATCATGCAATATGTGTTGGTATTGCCAAACTCGCGGCAGAATGAACGTGAGGCCGATGCGATTGGCTTAGAGCTTGCTGCACGTGGCGGCTATGATCCGCGTGCCGCCATTACGCTGTGGCAAAAGATGAGTAAGGAAAGTGAAGGTAAGAACCCGCCTGAGTTTTTATCGACCCACCCTTCGAATGAGAATCGCATTAAAGAATTATCTGCATTGATACCGAAGGTCATGCCTTTGTACGAAGCAGCGAAGCGCGAGAATAACACCAGGTGA
- a CDS encoding Bug family tripartite tricarboxylate transporter substrate binding protein: MLKSSKRLIGKSILAGLVASALGMSPAIAQNYPNKPITLIAPYAAGGDSDFSGRNLSAVASKMIGQPIVVQNVVGASGTIGSQKVSAAPPDGYTLLVSRGGSQAIVPALDSKTPYKWNDFTMISLLDFNPVVCVVKNDAPYKTMKDLIDAIRANPGKLNYATAGPGTTQHLAVEVMLSQLGLPSTAAMMIPYKGGGEATTALLGGQVQFICNNLTTMVGQIKGGAMRALVTSTPNRLKDFPDVPTAKEVGVSNLEQVMGWSGLYGPPGLPAEGVNKWQAVLKEVAKDPAWLRGNDTVGAIPAIRSPQDTEKFAREQFELYSKLGTQLNLKK; this comes from the coding sequence ATGTTGAAGTCTAGTAAACGCCTCATTGGCAAATCGATTCTTGCGGGATTGGTGGCTAGTGCGCTTGGTATGAGCCCAGCCATCGCGCAAAACTATCCCAATAAACCCATTACCTTAATTGCCCCATATGCAGCTGGGGGTGATAGTGATTTCTCGGGCCGCAATCTGTCCGCTGTTGCAAGCAAAATGATTGGACAGCCCATCGTGGTACAGAACGTCGTTGGTGCCTCTGGCACAATCGGCTCACAAAAGGTAAGTGCTGCGCCACCCGATGGATACACCTTATTGGTATCACGCGGTGGATCGCAAGCCATTGTGCCAGCGCTCGATAGTAAAACACCATATAAGTGGAATGATTTCACGATGATCTCCTTGTTGGATTTCAATCCTGTGGTGTGCGTGGTCAAAAATGATGCACCCTATAAGACCATGAAAGATTTAATTGATGCGATCCGCGCTAATCCCGGTAAGCTAAATTACGCAACTGCTGGCCCTGGAACAACACAACATTTAGCCGTGGAAGTGATGCTCAGTCAGCTTGGATTGCCATCGACTGCTGCCATGATGATCCCGTATAAAGGAGGTGGCGAGGCAACCACTGCATTATTAGGCGGTCAAGTGCAATTCATTTGCAACAATCTCACCACCATGGTTGGTCAAATTAAGGGTGGTGCCATGCGCGCATTGGTCACTTCAACGCCCAATCGCCTGAAGGATTTCCCAGATGTACCGACTGCCAAAGAAGTGGGTGTCAGCAATCTCGAGCAAGTGATGGGATGGAGTGGTTTGTATGGGCCACCCGGATTGCCTGCCGAGGGAGTTAATAAATGGCAAGCTGTTTTGAAGGAAGTCGCCAAAGACCCAGCTTGGTTGCGGGGCAATGATACGGTTGGTGCAATTCCAGCAATTCGGTCACCCCAAGATACTGAGAAATTTGCAAGGGAACAATTTGAGCTCTACAGCAAACTAGGAACACAACTGAACCTAAAGAAATAA
- a CDS encoding TauD/TfdA family dioxygenase, with protein MRASQSMNAVGSIPKAIDGPCAWRGADLAQKSDWIVHWTPEQVAELERAADHFAATGLALESITPESFPLHNLEPFIQGQLQELLRGRGFVMLRGLPIANWSIEKAATIYMGIGRHMGSLRSSNGKGHLLGHVRDQGAKVEAGARFYQTNKKLDYHTDSADIVGLLCLQKAKQGGESFIASSMAVYNELVKRRPDLIPAMFTPYPTDRRGEVPEGRDPWFEIPIFNWYHGELSCVYLRHYIEEAQRRFPNAPRLTKEQVEVMDLIDAILQEPGFALQMAFEPGDIQLLHNHQILHSRNDFENWPEPERHRHLLRLWIAPPSGRPLPDYFASRWGNTTPGDRGGIIVPGTKLSVELSI; from the coding sequence ATGAGAGCAAGTCAATCAATGAATGCTGTGGGCAGCATCCCCAAAGCGATTGATGGGCCTTGCGCTTGGCGAGGAGCCGATCTTGCTCAGAAATCGGATTGGATCGTTCACTGGACACCGGAACAAGTCGCCGAACTCGAGCGCGCAGCAGATCACTTTGCTGCTACCGGGCTCGCACTTGAAAGTATTACGCCCGAGAGTTTCCCCCTTCACAATCTAGAGCCATTTATTCAGGGGCAATTGCAAGAACTCTTGCGCGGCCGTGGCTTTGTGATGCTGCGCGGCTTGCCAATCGCAAATTGGTCGATTGAGAAGGCGGCTACCATTTACATGGGGATCGGTCGCCACATGGGGAGTTTGCGAAGCTCCAATGGCAAAGGCCATCTCTTGGGTCACGTGCGTGATCAAGGCGCTAAGGTAGAGGCGGGTGCGCGTTTTTACCAAACCAACAAGAAGCTGGACTACCACACTGACTCTGCGGACATTGTTGGTCTGTTGTGCCTGCAAAAGGCGAAGCAGGGTGGCGAGTCATTTATCGCAAGCTCAATGGCTGTTTATAACGAACTCGTTAAGCGTCGCCCTGATCTGATTCCGGCAATGTTTACCCCATATCCTACCGATCGTCGCGGTGAAGTACCGGAAGGGCGTGACCCCTGGTTTGAGATCCCCATCTTTAACTGGTATCACGGTGAACTATCCTGCGTTTATCTGCGCCACTACATCGAGGAAGCGCAACGCCGCTTTCCGAATGCTCCACGCTTAACTAAGGAGCAAGTGGAGGTCATGGATTTGATTGATGCGATCTTGCAAGAACCTGGATTTGCCTTGCAGATGGCGTTCGAGCCAGGCGATATTCAGCTCTTGCATAACCATCAAATTCTGCATTCCAGGAATGACTTTGAGAACTGGCCTGAACCTGAGCGCCACCGTCATTTGCTAAGACTCTGGATTGCCCCGCCATCTGGACGACCCTTACCCGATTACTTTGCATCCCGTTGGGGTAATACCACCCCAGGGGATCGGGGCGGCATCATTGTGCCGGGCACCAAACTCTCGGTGGAATTGAGCATTTAG